The DNA window CGCGTCGATGTCGTGCTGGAAGGCGAGGTCGGTGTCGCGCACGCCGTCGAAGCTCGGGTCGCCGACGATCGGGACGCGGAAGAGGACGTCGTAGGTCGGGAGCCACGCCCGGACGAGCTCCTCGAGGACCTTGACGTGCGGCTCTCCCGGCGCGGCCCGCTTCAGGTAGCAGTAGTTGTCGAGGACGGCGCGGTCGCAGACGACGACCTCGGCCTTGGCCTCGGCCTGCAGCTCCCAGGCGATCTGCGTGTGGAGGATCCACGCCTGCGCCTTCACGGTCGTGTCGCGGTTGATCGGGAGAGGGCATTCGCGCGCCACTTCACGCACGAGCTCCACGGTGAGGTCGCGGCGCTTGAGCGACGCGGCGAGGTCGTAGCAGAGGGTCGTCTTGCCGACGCCGTGGGTTCCGATGAACGCGATCTTCATCCGCCCCGATCCTCGCACGAACGCGGGGCACACGCCCGTTGCGACGAGACTCAGTGCGAGTAGGCCCCCCGGGAAGACTCAGGACCAGATGGTCCTGCGGACGACGACGACGCTCGTGTCGTCGGCGGGCTCGCCCTCGCCGACGTGGGCGCGCCAGTCGCCGAGGAGCGCCTCCAGGATCGAC is part of the Holophagales bacterium genome and encodes:
- a CDS encoding ATP-binding protein, encoding MKIAFIGTHGVGKTTLCYDLAASLKRRDLTVELVREVARECPLPINRDTTVKAQAWILHTQIAWELQAEAKAEVVVCDRAVLDNYCYLKRAAPGEPHVKVLEELVRAWLPTYDVLFRVPIVGDPSFDGVRDTDLAFQHDIDALLLATLEEWKVPFLTFDPAGRDGWAKRAIEALLPTLRPQELLFPDAVGGR